The following proteins come from a genomic window of Platichthys flesus chromosome 1, fPlaFle2.1, whole genome shotgun sequence:
- the LOC133952325 gene encoding DNA-binding protein RFX7-like: MAEADPQQQQADRGAGSLPGLLLPGLQGAEASALQLRIKNSICKSVQSKVENILQDVEKFSDIEKLYLYLKLPSGPSSCSSTEKSDQSALSSSRTQQMHAFNWIRNHLEEYPETSLPKQEVYDEYKSFCDNLNYHPLSAADFGKMMKNVFPNMKARRLGMRGKSKYCYSGLRKRPFVHMPSLPALDLHKSPEGLQCDVLESPGQLSSIKEEVRFAACDLVCEWAQKVLKRQFDAVEDLARFLIDSHYISNKSLAALTIVTGTATEVKTPQSASAFIPTAEAHSFQPHVTNLSSPSVDAKQQLQRKIQRKQQEQKLHSPLPGEGQTKRSEESVPSGSPTPPSPQPTIGIVVAAVSSPITVQRSGQLMSPSPVGTVESKALPFNFQMVTQPMTRSPKTLQNILPSPTGERTARQRYAQILPKPLATTSITLHSPSAMIIANSPIKTVMTTCHVSPVSLVKMTAISLAPNSSTTTTTFTNATLRSASAGISTSTVAEDISSNQTTRSASAVPMLAPVAWQGQTAAAHSIDVEMEVEAIHQNSQMQNPSSLILTQGAMANRSIGAVQRAASVPIPQTKGFLVLEETSLTKYNGKSSLCTYATAEVESSNRSTNNTSTSHLTPSPQNTSSVSILNTSGAPSCRDSCGVTPTKESFLSTKSLRKRSSVSPEPSPVKRVFMPQQPVGGTAALGYGIRKPVGYFSRLGAPTRPESAPATREVEVRMNSVSTTPVHSLCTSSFRPSGFYSVANTQSSIQRKNTTTVLENSSSVSHALTQQQQGHTVANVHVIPNNPSFQQHSGDGRISNSTTGIMQGAQQQSYTQSNPANETLEFLSQVSSSNHLPMQTDMDYFPFDDDVTQDSIVEELVQMEEQMKLNSLRGFGVTMQGKQHAVPDNVMSTNQSMTAFYHAANHSGNPIHTPTPTPTPTPTSEMMGGAQGFTGESPCSHIASTPPVDSALGSSRHTPLGTPHSSCSSNVPPSPVECRNPFAFTPINSSITGFHDCSTVSSSPVKPMQRPMATHPDKTRLEWMNNSYNSSSESLSKSNSGMGILPGYQGLIDDHFQKPHAFAVPHARYHDSSFGRLTPISPVQQQVANMTNMTKQEGFAVPAPLDNKNTNAPTTNFRCRSVSPAVHQRNFCGNSAHPNVLRSVVSPYNSPVTPEMLNIFANSQTNLGMSSMAQRSRSVPLNIMMQTEVRPMAGQQCNNKNLGSVLLSKLDSDSDDALRGIGISNLPSSYTARMNLTQILESDPSLSCADNHLSMMTCDTTSPCKLQRPDYLIESAINEPMHFSASESLVQSASRQHQQAQSMMLTLNQQQQQEELHQHQHLDFSSTVNDLLTDHSLAAGGQLVEQASELTTGGADFPCEIRMTSEFSSSINDLNALDSNLLFDPNQQQGQYQNTAPEEMVNEPLFQHISSETAHSSGLDWLESKDQTTVGLMG; this comes from the exons ATGGCCGAGGCGgacccccagcagcagcaggcggaccGCGGGGCGGGGAGCCTGCCCGGCCTGCTCCTCCCCGGGCTGCAGGGCGCCGAGGCCAGTGCTCTGCAGCTCAGGATCAAGAACTCCATCTG CAAATCTGTTCAAtcaaaagtggaaaacatcctg CAAGATGTCGAGAAGTTCTCAGACATTGAAAAACTCTACCTCTACCTTAAGTTGCCTTCTGGtccgagcagctgcagcagcactgagAAGAG TGACCAGAGTGCCCTGTCCTCAAGCCGCACTCAGCAGATGCATGCGTTCAACTGGATTCGCAATCATTTAGAGGAATACCCGGAGACATCTCTCCCCAAACAGGAAGTCTATGATGAATACAA gagcttctgTGACAATCTCAACTACCACCCGCTGAGCGCTGCAGACTTtgggaaaatgatgaaaaacgTCTTCCCGAACATGAAGGCGCGTCGACTTGGCATGAGAGGAAAATCTAA ATATTGCTATAGTGGATTAAGGAAGAGACCCTTTGTTCACATGCCATCGTTACCTGCTCTGGATCTCCATAAATCACCAGAAGGA CTGCAGTGTGATGTCCTGGAGTCACCAGGTCAGCTCAGCAGCATCAAGGAGGAGGTTCGGTTTGCAGCCTGTGACCTGGTGTGTGAGTGGGCCCAGAAGGTGCTGAAACGCCAGTTTGATGCCGTGGAGGATCTGGCCCGCTTCCTCATCGACAGCCACTACATCAGCAACAAGTCTCTGGCAGCTCTCACCATTGTGACCGGCACAGCCACAG AGGTTAAGACTCCACAGTCTGCATCAGCTTTCATCCCCACTGCTGAGGCTCACTCCTTCCAGCCTCACGTGACGAACCTGTCGTCACCTTCTGTCGATGcgaagcagcagctccagaggaagatccagagaaaacaacaggaacagaAGCTGCACTCTCCTTTACCCGGAGAGGGACAAACCAAGAGATCAGAGGAAAGTGTGCCTTCAGGTAGCCCCACACCTCCGTCACCTCAGCCAACCATAGGCATTGTGGTCGCTGCCGTCTCCAGCCCCATCACG GTTCAGAGAAGTGGGCAGCTGATGTCCCCAAGTCCGGTGGGAACAGTTGAGAGCAAAGCGCTTCCCTTCAACTTCCAAATGGTGACACAGCCGATGACACGGAGCCCAAAGACCCTGCAAAATATTCTGCCCAGTCCAACGGGAGAACGCACGGCTCGGCAGCGCTACGCTCAAATCCTGCCCAAACCTTTAGCCACGACCTCTATCACTTTGCACTCACCCTCTGCCATGATCATTGCCAACAGCCCGATTAAAACTGTGATGACCACGTGTCATGTCAGCCCAGTCAGTTTGGTCAAGATGACGGCCATATCGTTGGCACCcaacagcagcaccaccaccacgacCTTCACAAACGCGACCCTGCGGTCAGCATCTGCAGGGATCAGCACTTCCACTGTTGCAGAAGACATCAGCTCTAATCAAACCACGAGAAGCGCTTCTGCTGTCCCAATGCTGGCCCCGGTGGCCTGGCAAGGGCAGACAGCTGCCGCTCACAGCATCGATGTTGAAATGGAAGTCGAAGCAATACATCAAAATAGCCAAATGCAAAATCCTAGCAGTCTCATTTTGACTCAAGGGGCAATGGCAAATAGAAGCATAGGGGCTGTACAGAGGGCCGCCAGTGTTCCTATTCCTCAGACGAAAGGCTTCCTGGTTCTGGAAGAAACATCTCTCACTAAATACAATGGAAAGTCCTCCTTATGCACTTACGCTACGGCAGAAGTCGAAAGCAGCAATAGAAGCACCAACAATACAAGCACTTCGCACTTGACTCCCTCCCCTCAGAATACCAGCTCTGTTTCGATACTGAACACCAGCGGAGCTCCTTCGTGTCGGGACAGCTGTGGTGTGACACCAACAAAGGAAAGTTTCCTGTCCACCAAAAGCCTAAGGAAACGCTCTAGCGTCAGCCCAGAACCTTCCCCAGTCAAAAGGGTTTTTATGCCCCAGCAGCCTGTAGGGGGCACTGCTGCTCTTGGATATGGCATCAGAAAGCCAGTCGGTTATTTCTCCAGGCTGGGAGCTCCGACTCGACCCGAAAGTGCACCGGCCACCAGGGAGGTGGAAGTGAGAATGAACTCTGTCTCTACCACTCCAGTCCATTCACTCTGCACTTCCTCTTTCAGACCCAGTGGCTTTTACTCTGTTGCCAACACACAGAGCTCCATCCAGAGGAAAAACACCACCACTGTTTTGGAAAATAGCAGCTCAGTCAGTCACGCATTAACACAGCAACAGCAGGGGCACACAGTGGCTAATGTGCATGTCATACCTAATAACCCCAGCTtccagcagcactcaggtgatGGGAGGATCTCAAACTCCACCACAGGAATCATGCAAGGAGCTCAGCAGCAAAGCTACACCCAGTCCAACCCTGCCAACGAAACCTTAGAGTTTTTGAGTCAAGTGTCATCGTCCAATCATCTCCCTATGCAGACAGACATGGACTACTTTCCCTTCGATGACGATGTGACTCAGGACAGCATCgtggaggagctggtgcagatggaggagcagaTGAAGCTCAACAGCCTGCGTGGGTTCGGAGTCACAATGCAAGGCAAGCAGCACGCGGTGCCGGACAACGTTATGTCCACTAATCAGTCAATGACTGCTTTCTATCACGCTGCCAACCACAGCGGCAACCCAATCCATACACCAACCCCGACACCCACTCCCACACCAACGTCAGAGATGATGGGAGGAGCTCAAGGCTTCACCGGCGAGAGTCCCTGCTCCCACATCGCCTCCACACCCCCCGTGGACAGCGCGCTGGGAAGCAGTCGTCACACCCCACTCGGTACTCCAcactccagctgcagcagcaatgTGCCACCCAGTCCGGTGGAGTGCAGGAATCCGTTTGCTTTCACGCCCATCAACTCCAGCATTACTGGTTTCCATGACTGCAGCACTGTCTCCAGCAGCCCCGTCAAGCCCATGCAGAGGCCGATGGCCACCCACCCAGACAAGACCAGGCTGGAGTGGATGAATAACAgttacaacagcagcagtgagagtTTAAGCAAGTCAAACAGTGGAATGGGAATACTCCCCGGTTATCAAGGCCTGATAGATGACCATTTTCAGAAACCTCATGCCTTTGCCGTCCCTCATGCGCGGTACCACGACAGCAGCTTCGGCCGCTTGACTCCCATCTctcctgtgcagcagcaggtagCTAACATGACCAACATGACCAAGCAGGAGGGTTTCGCTGTACCTGCCCCACTGGATAATAAAAACACCAACGCACCCACTACAAATTTCCGCTGTCGCAGCGTGAGCCCCGCGGTGCATCAGAGGAACTTCTGCGGAAACAGCGCCCATCCCAACGTCCTTCGTTCAGTGGTGTCTCCCTATAATTCTCCTGTGACTCCTGAGATGTTGAACATCTTTGCAAACAGCCAGACTAATCTTGGGATGAGCAGCATGGCCCAGCGGAGCCGCTCAGTGCCGCTCAACATCATGATGCAAACTGAGGTCCGTCCCATGGCAGGCCAAcaatgcaacaacaaaaaccttGGCAGTGTCCTTCTGAGCAAGCTGGACAGTGACAGCGACGATGCTCTGCGGGGTATAGGCATCAGTAATTTACCCTCCAGCTACACTGCGCGCATGAACCTCACTCAGATCCTGGAGTCTGACCCAAGCCTCTCCTGCGCTGACAACCACCTCAGCATGATGACCTGTGACACCACCAGCCCCTGCAAGCTGCAGAGGCCAGATTACCTCATCGAAAGCGCCATTAATGAACCAATGCATTTCTCTGCAAGTGAGAGCCTAGTACAATCTGCCTCTAGACAGCATCAGCAGGCCCAGTCTATGATGTTAACTCTgaaccaacagcagcagcaagaagaactgcatcagcatcagcacctGGACTTCAGCAGCACCGTCAACGACCTCCTGACAGACCACAGCCTCGCTGCCGGGGGTCAGCTCGTCGAACAGGCGTCAGAGCTGACTACAGGCGGAGCAGACTTCCCTTGTGAAATCAGAATGACGTCAGAGTTCTCCAGTAGCATCAACGACCTCAATGCATTGGATTCAAACCTTCTGTTTGACCCCAACCAGCAACAAGGGCAATATCAAAACACTGCCCCAGAGGAGATGGTGAATGAGCCGCTGTTTCAGCACATCAGCAGCGAGACGGCTCATTCGAGTGGACTTGACTGGCTGGAAAGCAAAGATCAAACAACTGTTGGATTGATGGGTTGA